GGGTCAGACCAGGTGCCCCCGCCCATTGATGTAGATGCCATTGCCCGTGGGCTTGGCCCGCAGGGTCCCATTCTCCTGGACAAAATGGTTCATGGCCTGCTTGATGCCTTCATCCcgatcttcctcctcctctgcccgcCCAGAGCCTGGTGACAGCAGTTCAGTCTGTGTTTCGATCTCCCTCACTGTGGTCAGCGTGGAGTAGCTGCGGCCCTCTGGCTCTTCACTCTGCAGGCAAGGGCAGAGGGCACGTCAGGAAGCGGGCCGGGACAGCCAGACATAGTGGGCTATGGTTGGGTCACGGTGGGCTCAGAGGTCAGGCACAAGCCAGGGTAATGGTTTTCTCTGAGGCGTAGGGGCTCAGAGATCAGGGGCCAGGACCAAGTGTCAGGCATGGGGAGGGGAAGGCGGGAGAACAAAGGCATAGCAGAGATGCAGTCTTGGGCCAGGTGAGCCAGGGCCTGCGGCCAAAGGGACTGGTAAGGGGGCTGCTGACGCATCACGTCTGGGACCAGGAGAGGGGCCTGAGGAGAGTGGTGGGGACACCGGTGGGGCCGGGGGCCTCACCATCACAGAGCAGCTACTGTTGTCCTTGAGACTATCAGGGTGGCCCTCGGCTCTCAGCCCTACACTCTCCTCCGGCTGCGGGGCCCAGACATGGGGGAGGAGTTAGAACAGAGCTCAGCCTCCTCAGTCTTCCCCTCTTGTCCTCCACCAGCCTCTGCCCTAACCGCTGTTCCCGCACAGGTCCATTTTCTCCTTGACACAAACATCCTCATTCCCCTGCCGCCAACCCACACCCACCTGGAACCAGTGCTGATgggggcttcccagagcagccCCTAGGCCAGTGCTGATGGGCCTTCTGGAGCAGCCCTAGCAGACCCACAGCAGCTACGACCCCTCaactctgcccccagcccagctccGAGTCAGGGTCAGACCCGGCGGAGGGCTGTGCTCCCGCTCTGCAGAGGGGCCAGGCACAAGCAGACCCCAGTGTAGCCACACCCCATGTGTGCACCCAGCATTAGCACATACTTGGCTCCTGGGGTCCGTGTGATGGGAATGCAGCCTCCGGATAGAGTTCTCCCTGGTCAGGGTCAGCTCCTCCTCACTGGAAAAGACACCCCCTTGTCAGGAGCTGAGGGTAGTGGCAGCCTCCCAGGGTGAGCCTACCCTGGCTGAGCCTATGTGAGACAGGGCTGGAGGGTGTGGGTGCCGTGCCAGCCCTGCAAGCATGAGTGTGTGGCTGCAGGTGGCAGTGTGGCTGAAGAGCGTATGTGTGCcgtgcacatgtgcacatactTGGCGATACCCTGGCATGTGGATCTGATCCTCACTCAGGCAGCAGGACTCCCCTCATCCAGCTGTGCTCCAGACCCCAAGTTCCTCTCACTTCCCAAGAGACCCCGCCCACCTCTAGTCCACAAGCCCCCCAGCTGTCAGGCCACCCAGTCTCCTCTCTTCCAACCTGGCCCACCTCCTGCTTGCCTCCTCTTTGTGCCCAGCTTAGTTCTACCCGCCCGGGAGCGGCCAATACTCACTATTTCTGGGTCATCTGCTGGGCTTTGCGCCGATGATATCGGGACAtgagcaccaccaccaccaccagaagGCAGAACAAGAGTGCGGCGAtcacacccaccaccaccaccgagGCCGACACTAGGTCCACCTGCTTCCCTGTGTCCTCCTGAGGGTCTGCTGGAGACAGGCCACTGACTGAGGGGGATGCCCAGACTCTTGACCCACCCCAGAACACACAGCCCCCCGCCACTGCTCACAAAACATATCCAAAACCACCCCCACAGCTTGACCCCCTGCAAAATACACACAGTCCAGCCTCCTCCAAATACATACTTTCCCAATTCACTCTCTTTGTCTTGCTTCCTGGTGCCCCTCACCAGGCCCTCAGCCCAGGTCCCTTGCCTCTGCCCCCTGTGCTTACCAAGAACATCCACGGTGACCTGAGAATCCCTCGAGGAGAGCTCATTGCTGACATGGCAAACGTAGATGCCACTGTGCTCAGTGGTCAGCCGGGGAAAGCCCAGAGTGTCCCCTTCCACTCGTACCCCACTGGGCAGAGGCCCGtccagcctggaggacagagaaGCTTAAGGGtgctggctggggagggctgaggcTGCCACTACCCAACATGCCCGGGCagctctccacccctctcccccatGACGTCACCCAGAGCCGCCGGCTGTTCCCAcggtgcccctccctcccctagGCAGGTCCAGGCAGAGGTCCCTTCTCCCTGCTGCCCAGCCTGACCCAGGAACCCCACACACACATTCGGGAAGATCCACATGTGTGCCACCCCACATGCTCCCACAGGCATCACGTCATCCAGCACTGGGTACCAGGTACACATGTTATAAAGTCCACACAGTAGGACACTCCACTTCTAGCCAGGCTCAGAGGTAATTGGAAAATGTGACTGCATGCTCCAACACCTGTGATGTTGCATGGCCGGGTACATGAACATAGCTCCAGGCACAAGGCCACATGCATCGCTCATATGctcatgagtgagaacatgcttGTCATGCGCTCACATACATGTGTACCTGACCCCTCCCCAATTCTCTGGACATCTCAAACCCTGGGAAAAAAGCCAAAGAGTCCTTGAGGGAACTGGTGGAGGTAGGTGGATATTTTCAAGGTGCAGGCAACATTGTGGTGTCTACAGTAGTGTTGGTTTAATAACAGTTACAAAAAGATTCAGCTGTGTCTTTTTGTCTTTGGCTCTTTATGCactcacataaatatataaaatattaatattgaaatGCTGTGTTACATTCCACAATTTAAAAGCTAGAAaaaagctgggcgtggtggctcatgcctgtaattctagcactctaggaggctgaggcaggagagtcgcttgaggtcaggagttcaagaccagcctgagcaagagcaagaccctgtctctaccaaaaaaaaaaaagtagaaaaaattagctgggcgtggtggtacacgcctgtagtcccagctactcaggaggctgaggcaggagtatcattgagcccaggagtttgaggtttcagtgagctatgatgacaccactggactctacccagggtgatagagtgagactctctccCCCCATCcaagaaaagtcacaaaaataaTCTAAAGGCTTATCAATTTACTCCCTACCAATGACCACGTGTCCTAGATTCCCTGGGAAAGCCAATAATAATGTTTGGTGACTGTGCATATTCATGTATTGCTCTGAACAAGTACCCTGATTTATCTGGGGTTCAGAATATATTGTTCCAGCCCCTAATTAGCACATCCTGGCCTTGAGAAGGAAGGAACTGAGTCCCACACTGGACCCTCCCTCAGGCCCAGGCCCTCACCGTGTCCAGTTGTACGAGGGAGGGGGCTGCCCTTCACTCAGGCACTTGAGCGTCGCTCCTTCTCTGCCAACTTGCCACAGCTTTTGGTCTTCAAGACCCCTCACAGAGGCCTCAGCAAGGACTGgaatgggaggtgggaggagaaagaatggGAATGATGCCTTTGATTGTGTGGTACCTCGAAGGGACACCACCCCTGCTCCACCCTGCCTGGAATAGCCTCCCCCTGCCTTCCTCCGTCCTACTCATCTGCTGCCAGACCTAGCTCAACCCCACCTTGCTCCTGGCCACagagtcccctcccctccctaagcTCAGAGCCTGCGTTGGTTTACCTGTGCCGTGAGCCCTTAAGCCCCTCAGGGTAGTGACGTGTCACACTTTTTCTGGATGTCCTGTGGTGCCTAGCATAGTGCTAGTCACAGAACAGGTGCTCCATAAGTGCTGCTTGATTCTTCAAAGGCTTAATAATCCTActagttcattcatttctttaacaaacatttgttgacaACCTGCTTTAGAAGGCAGCTATATTCACCGCTATACCACCAACGCGCTTGACAACTAACCTACTTTGTACAAAATGCTGAGAATAATCTTATCCCCCCCAGAGGCTCGAAATCTGATTCTGGGAAAACAATATCTATCATTTACCGAGAGCCTTCAATGCACTATACATTAAGCACTGTGCGAGTTGCTTTGCATTCATGATTTCTAATTCTCATCAAAACCCTGTAAATTTGGTATAATTAGACTTATTTTGCTGATGAAGGAAGTGAAGCCCAACAAGATTAAATAACAGCTGGTAAATAGAACTAGGGCTTCTCTTAAGTCTATCTGTCTCCAAACCTCAAACTATAATTTTACAAAGTGCTTTGAACTGCATGTTTATAATTGATTCTCCCAACAACCCTGGGAACCAGGGCAATCTCTTTTGTAAAGATAAGGgcaccaaagctcagagaggtctaAGTGATTTGCCAAGCTCATCTGAGATCGGTCTTCAGGTTGTCTACCTTTGGACTAGTGCTCTCTCACACACTGTAGGCTACAGGACCCAGGCTGGCCAGCCTGGTGTGGCTTGGGGCCTCAAAGTGTCTCACAATCCTCTCAGAACCCAGAGGGCCTCCCTACTCAATCATCCAAGTACTTACAGGCCACATGGAGGATGTGGGTGATCCTTTGGTCCTGGAGCAGGCCAGGGTGGGACACCACGCAAGTAAGTGGCTGTCCGTTCATACTGCGGCTAGGCACCAGGTGGAACTCTGAAGTCACAGCAGCAGAGCGAGAATACTTGAAGGAGCGGCTGGAGGTTGTGCCTTTGACCTCTGTGTCCCAGGTCACACTTGGGGCTGGGCTGCCCTCGGCTGTGCAGGAGGCTGCTAGCGTCAGGCCCTGGCCCTCTTCTAGCGCTGGACCAGGATTCAGTGAAGGCAGGGGAGGCACTGCAGATGGGGGAAGGCAGGAGTCACAGGTCTGCACAACCCCTCTCTGAAGGCCCCACCCCATCCCGGTTCAATCTTGCACAAGTGCAAACTATTCTCTCATTTCACCAAGACGCCAGATGAGTAGTAGAATTTCAGGTGACTTTGTATCTTTCttcattgtttgaattttttacagTGAACATGGgtcatttgtttaaataaaactaaTGGAGTAATTTAAAAACTAACCAGATATCATgtatagaataattataataataatagccaccATTTAGTAAGCCCTTACTATATGCCAACTATTATGCTAAACACTtttaaacattatctcatttaattctgtcAACCAGCcagtgaggtaggtattattatccttattttatttttatttttttaattatttatttatttattttttgagacagagtctcgctctgttgcccgggatagagtgagtgccgtggcgtcagcctagttcacagcaacctcagactcctcggcttaagcaatcctactgcctcagccccccaagtagctgggactacaggcatgagccaccatgcccagctaattttttgtatatatttttagttggccagataatttctttctatttttagtagagacggggtctcactcttgctcaggctggtctcgaactcctgacctcgagcgatccacccgcctcggcctcccagagctaggattacaggcgtgagccaccacgcccggccttattatccttattttataggtgaggaaactgaagctcagggaggttaaatgacttgttcCAGTTATTAGGTGACAAAGCCTAGATTCACACTAAGGTTTTTCTACTCCAAGGCTGATGTTACTAACTTCCATGTGAAAAAAGGGAAACTACTTACTATAAAggcttttattttcatcttcaaaatattaacagcCCAAGCACAGAATGGAAAAGACTTAACTTGACCATAGGTCCGGGGTTGACCCCAAGCACCCACAGTGCAAAGTGGTGGTTTAAAAGGTGATTGTGATCTTAGACCACATTCACCGAATATACAGATCAAGGACACTATTAGCCCCACTGGTCAGGTATGGCCACAAAGCTGGGTCTGTGGGTCCTCACCCAGgcccatgttttaaaaatcatggacCCCAGGATGTCGAGGGAAACTTTGAGTCAGTGTTTTTGGTGGCACTGTGGCAGGAACCAGTAAGTTTAGCTTGGAGAAGAGTAGATTTAGGTGGGGCATGACAAAGGATCTCAGCTCTCTGAGAAGCAGTTGTGCAGAAAAGAGAATAAGCCCTTGCCATATTGCTCCACAGGGCAAAAGTAACAGAGGAGGAGATTTCAAGTCATCGGAAGGAAGAACTTCCTAATAAATGATTCTTCCCCAGCTTTGGGGGTTACTTGGAGAGAATTTCTGGGTTGAGTGCAGGGAAGGACCGGCTAGATGAAGACCTTCACCCCTATAAGAACACCCCACCTTTTATTCCTGTTCTGCCCCTGCCCTATCCATCTCTGCTTCCCCCTGCCTCCAGCTTCTCCCCT
Above is a window of Lemur catta isolate mLemCat1 chromosome 3, mLemCat1.pri, whole genome shotgun sequence DNA encoding:
- the NECTIN4 gene encoding nectin-4 isoform X4, translated to MPLSLGAEMWGPEAWLLLLLLLASFPGRCPAGELETSEVVTVVLGQDAKLPCFYRGNPDEQVGQVAWARVDAGEGAQELALLHSKYGLHVSSAYEGRVEQPPPPRNPLDGSVLLRNAVQADEGEYECHVSTFPAGSFQVRLRLRVLVPPLPSLNPGPALEEGQGLTLAASCTAEGSPAPSVTWDTEVKGTTSSRSFKYSRSAAVTSEFHLVPSRSMNGQPLTCVVSHPGLLQDQRITHILHVAFLAEASVRGLEDQKLWQVGREGATLKCLSEGQPPPSYNWTRLDGPLPSGVRVEGDTLGFPRLTTEHSGIYVCHVSNELSSRDSQVTVDVLDPQEDTGKQVDLVSASVVVVGVIAALLFCLLVVVVVLMSRYHRRKAQQMTQKYEEELTLTRENSIRRLHSHHTDPRSQSEEPEGRSYSTLTTVREIETQTELLSPGSGRAEEEEDRDEGIKQAMNHFVQENGTLRAKPTGNGIYINGRGHLV
- the NECTIN4 gene encoding nectin-4 isoform X3, with translation MPLSLGAEMWGPEAWLLLLLLLASFPGRCPAGELETSEVVTVVLGQDAKLPCFYRGNPDEQVGQVAWARVDAGEGAQELALLHSKYGLHVSSAYEGRVEQPPPPRNPLDGSVLLRNAVQADEGEYECHVSTFPAGSFQVRLRLRVLVPPLPSLNPGPALEEGQGLTLAASCTAEGSPAPSVTWDTEVKGTTSSRSFKYSRSAAVTSEFHLVPSRSMNGQPLTCVVSHPGLLQDQRITHILHVAFLAEASVRGLEDQKLWQVGREGATLKCLSEGQPPPSYNWTRLDGPLPSGVRVEGDTLGFPRLTTEHSGIYVCHVSNELSSRDSQVTVDVLADPQEDTGKQVDLVSASVVVVGVIAALLFCLLVVVVVLMSRYHRRKAQQMTQKYEEELTLTRENSIRRLHSHHTDPRSQSEEPEGRSYSTLTTVREIETQTELLSPGSGRAEEEEDRDEGIKQAMNHFVQENGTLRAKPTGNGIYINGRGHLV
- the NECTIN4 gene encoding nectin-4 isoform X1; amino-acid sequence: MPLSLGAEMWGPEAWLLLLLLLASFPGRCPAGELETSEVVTVVLGQDAKLPCFYRGNPDEQVGQVAWARVDAGEGAQELALLHSKYGLHVSSAYEGRVEQPPPPRNPLDGSVLLRNAVQADEGEYECHVSTFPAGSFQVRLRLRVLVPPLPSLNPGPALEEGQGLTLAASCTAEGSPAPSVTWDTEVKGTTSSRSFKYSRSAAVTSEFHLVPSRSMNGQPLTCVVSHPGLLQDQRITHILHVAFLAEASVRGLEDQKLWQVGREGATLKCLSEGQPPPSYNWTRLDGPLPSGVRVEGDTLGFPRLTTEHSGIYVCHVSNELSSRDSQVTVDVLADPQEDTGKQVDLVSASVVVVGVIAALLFCLLVVVVVLMSRYHRRKAQQMTQKYEEELTLTRENSIRRLHSHHTDPRSQPEESVGLRAEGHPDSLKDNSSCSVMSEEPEGRSYSTLTTVREIETQTELLSPGSGRAEEEEDRDEGIKQAMNHFVQENGTLRAKPTGNGIYINGRGHLV
- the NECTIN4 gene encoding nectin-4 isoform X2: MPLSLGAEMWGPEAWLLLLLLLASFPGRCPAGELETSEVVTVVLGQDAKLPCFYRGNPDEQVGQVAWARVDAGEGAQELALLHSKYGLHVSSAYEGRVEQPPPPRNPLDGSVLLRNAVQADEGEYECHVSTFPAGSFQVRLRLRVLVPPLPSLNPGPALEEGQGLTLAASCTAEGSPAPSVTWDTEVKGTTSSRSFKYSRSAAVTSEFHLVPSRSMNGQPLTCVVSHPGLLQDQRITHILHVAFLAEASVRGLEDQKLWQVGREGATLKCLSEGQPPPSYNWTRLDGPLPSGVRVEGDTLGFPRLTTEHSGIYVCHVSNELSSRDSQVTVDVLDPQEDTGKQVDLVSASVVVVGVIAALLFCLLVVVVVLMSRYHRRKAQQMTQKYEEELTLTRENSIRRLHSHHTDPRSQPEESVGLRAEGHPDSLKDNSSCSVMSEEPEGRSYSTLTTVREIETQTELLSPGSGRAEEEEDRDEGIKQAMNHFVQENGTLRAKPTGNGIYINGRGHLV